In one window of Henckelia pumila isolate YLH828 chromosome 1, ASM3356847v2, whole genome shotgun sequence DNA:
- the LOC140875995 gene encoding uncharacterized protein, whose protein sequence is MSSCCHHLRLLPSLLPDPGFPILTINLCKNIYFPHSRHYRFGDGQQQSAEVPPLCRRSVEEEGFFVYLYKKCNYNAGLHVFKGKRFRVKLQRKKIIYVKYRVGKVLVDEARFWGAFGFYSFITLVFPFLCDILYEFDIFVSLCHLSITNKKIAHYSVLIS, encoded by the exons ATGTCCTCCTGCTGCCATCACTTACGCCTGCTTCCATCACTTCTTCCTGATCCAGGCTTCCCCATTCTCACCATTAATCTGtgtaagaatatttattttccCCATTCTCGCCATTATCGATTTGGAGATGGCCAACAACAAAGTGCAGAAGTTCCGCCTCTTTGTCGTCGCTCTGTGGAAGAGGAAG GTTTCTTTGTGTATCTGTATAAAAAGTGTAATTATAACGCTGGACTACATGTTTTTAAAGGCAAGCGATTTCGAGTAAAGTtgcaaagaaagaaaatcattTATGTCAAGTATCGAGTTGGGAAG GTGTTGGTTGATGAAGCTAGGTTTTGGGGAGCATTTGGATTCTATTCCTTTATTACCTTGGTGTTTCCCTTTTTATGTGATATACTTTATGAATTTGACATTTTTGTTTCCCTTTGTCATTTGAGTAttacaaacaaaaaaattgcTCATTACTCCGTTTTAATTAGCTGA